One segment of Sphingomonas telluris DNA contains the following:
- a CDS encoding acyltransferase family protein has translation MPRLYGLDALRGVAALSVAIYHFAVLFGWKDPPLQPTLAVDLFFVLSGFVLTRTYEQRLHAELTVPDFIVLRYRRLFAPMAIGSTLGLVWASLESGLTTDLVFAYALILGFMPSLWMGSIFLLNLPVWSLFGEITSNVLHGVLFARLSTIGLFGLWFGITAQYCTSFLMAPVHWGPHLGFILPLIVREIGNYLLGILMFRMYAEKPLFNRPYLAIGAFVVLLYVAWLSPFLEILSMLAAAALIRATLSLGPARWSVWLGAISYPLYATHWPIGLLAKMYGFDPFTTFAFALLVAALITVYFEGTSKRSTRRVQSRKADTAGQLA, from the coding sequence ATGCCGAGACTGTATGGATTAGATGCTCTGCGGGGCGTAGCTGCGCTCTCGGTGGCGATATACCACTTCGCCGTCCTCTTTGGCTGGAAGGATCCGCCTCTTCAGCCAACGCTTGCTGTTGACCTCTTCTTTGTCCTCTCGGGCTTCGTACTGACACGAACTTACGAGCAGCGGCTACATGCAGAGTTGACGGTCCCCGACTTCATAGTTCTCAGATACCGACGCCTGTTCGCTCCTATGGCGATTGGATCGACGCTAGGTCTCGTTTGGGCAAGTCTTGAATCTGGCCTGACTACCGATCTCGTCTTTGCCTATGCGCTCATCTTGGGGTTCATGCCGTCCTTATGGATGGGGAGTATCTTCCTGTTGAATTTGCCCGTTTGGTCCCTGTTCGGCGAAATCACGTCGAACGTGCTGCATGGAGTTCTCTTCGCGCGGCTATCGACGATCGGATTGTTCGGCCTGTGGTTCGGCATCACGGCGCAATACTGTACGAGCTTCCTCATGGCGCCCGTGCATTGGGGGCCCCACTTGGGCTTTATTCTTCCATTGATTGTGCGCGAGATCGGAAATTATTTGCTCGGCATCCTGATGTTCCGAATGTACGCCGAGAAGCCCCTCTTCAATCGGCCTTACCTTGCGATTGGGGCCTTCGTCGTTCTCCTCTATGTTGCTTGGCTCAGTCCGTTCCTAGAGATACTCTCGATGTTGGCCGCGGCGGCACTGATACGAGCAACGTTGTCGCTTGGTCCCGCTCGATGGTCGGTTTGGCTCGGAGCCATTTCTTATCCGCTTTACGCGACGCACTGGCCCATTGGCCTGCTCGCCAAGATGTACGGCTTTGATCCGTTCACGACCTTTGCCTTTGCATTGTTGGTTGCTGCCCTGATCACGGTCTATTTCGAGGGCACGTCGAAACGATCGACACGTCGTGTTCAGTCGCGAAAGGCGGACACGGCGGGCCAGCTGGCGTAA
- a CDS encoding glycosyltransferase family 4 protein yields the protein MHVCILYDCLFPWTVGGGEKWYRQMAEGYAAAGHRVTYLTLRQWDDDDPPVIPGVSVLAVGPRLKLYADGKRRILPPLIYGLGVFRHLLFNGRRYDLLHGASFPFFSVLAAGVLRPFFRFRLAVDWIEVWTDDYWRTYLGPLGGIGIAVQKMCARVPQIGFSLSRLHLERARALGVTDMTLLEGTFLEGEELLRQPRAGPPEVLYAGRMIPEKRVLLLVDALADLMRDDKDLRATLIGKGPDEAAVARRISDHGLEERIAQLGFVDLEILRAAQSHAAVLVQPSEREGYGLVVVESAYRGVPVIVVPGSDNASVELIEPGENGFVAAEPTPGALARAIREALDGRDDLRRRTSDWYDKNRARLSFARSFEIILAKLRDAGLGRSAGDDSQSARTAGQPLGTPLEGSQARAEEKQSRVRSAAE from the coding sequence ATGCACGTCTGTATCCTTTACGATTGCCTCTTTCCGTGGACCGTCGGAGGTGGGGAGAAGTGGTATCGGCAAATGGCGGAGGGGTATGCCGCAGCCGGACACCGGGTAACCTACTTGACCCTGCGGCAGTGGGACGACGATGATCCGCCGGTCATTCCCGGCGTCAGCGTCCTCGCAGTTGGCCCGAGACTGAAGCTCTACGCTGACGGAAAGCGGAGGATCCTCCCCCCTCTGATCTACGGGCTGGGCGTCTTCCGGCACCTGCTCTTCAACGGTCGCCGTTACGATCTGCTTCACGGTGCCTCGTTCCCGTTCTTCTCGGTCCTAGCGGCGGGAGTCCTTCGACCATTCTTCCGGTTCCGACTTGCGGTCGATTGGATCGAAGTGTGGACGGACGATTACTGGCGCACCTACCTCGGACCACTCGGCGGAATCGGGATTGCTGTTCAGAAGATGTGCGCACGCGTCCCGCAGATCGGCTTCAGCCTTAGCAGGCTTCATCTCGAGCGAGCTCGCGCTCTCGGCGTCACAGATATGACCTTGCTCGAAGGCACGTTCCTCGAAGGCGAGGAGCTTCTCAGGCAGCCCAGGGCCGGCCCGCCAGAGGTTCTGTACGCGGGCCGGATGATCCCCGAGAAACGCGTGTTGCTGCTCGTCGATGCGCTCGCCGACTTGATGCGAGACGACAAAGACCTTCGCGCAACCTTGATCGGGAAGGGGCCTGATGAGGCGGCGGTTGCTCGTCGGATCAGTGATCACGGATTGGAAGAGCGCATTGCCCAACTCGGCTTCGTCGACCTCGAAATCCTCCGCGCTGCGCAAAGCCACGCGGCCGTTCTGGTCCAGCCTTCGGAACGGGAAGGTTATGGGCTGGTGGTCGTTGAGTCAGCTTACCGCGGAGTGCCGGTCATCGTCGTCCCCGGGTCAGACAATGCGTCGGTCGAGTTAATTGAGCCGGGAGAGAACGGTTTCGTCGCGGCGGAGCCCACGCCTGGAGCTTTGGCTCGAGCGATCCGTGAGGCGCTGGACGGCCGCGATGATCTCCGGCGGAGGACTTCGGACTGGTACGATAAAAACCGGGCCAGACTGTCCTTCGCCCGCTCATTCGAGATCATATTGGCGAAGCTGAGGGACGCCGGACTAGGCAGGTCTGCGGGCGACGATTCGCAGAGCGCTCGGACGGCGGGTCAGCCGCTCGGCACCCCACTGGAAGGGTCGCAGGCTCGCGCCGAGGAAAAACAATCCCGCGTTCGGTCTGCAGCCGAATAA
- a CDS encoding GtrA family protein: MNTDTLLGKRAGEFVRFAVVGCVSALLNTVIIVALTEFLRINYLISYALCFIGVTLVGFAANRSWSFKVDGQSERREVQRYYLVTTISTVIAMGISRAMVGFGVPYQIAVFLSAALVAPANFLTHRSFSFGLKFSD, translated from the coding sequence GTGAACACGGACACACTGCTGGGCAAACGAGCAGGCGAGTTCGTACGGTTTGCCGTCGTAGGGTGCGTCTCTGCGCTCTTGAACACGGTCATCATCGTCGCCCTGACCGAGTTCCTGCGCATCAATTACCTGATATCGTACGCCCTGTGTTTCATCGGCGTGACCCTCGTCGGCTTCGCGGCGAACCGATCCTGGTCCTTCAAGGTCGATGGCCAATCTGAACGCCGAGAGGTCCAGCGATACTATCTGGTCACGACGATATCGACCGTCATCGCGATGGGTATCAGCCGGGCCATGGTTGGATTCGGCGTGCCTTATCAAATCGCCGTCTTTCTTTCGGCTGCGCTCGTAGCCCCGGCAAACTTTCTCACTCACCGAAGCTTCAGTTTCGGCCTGAAGTTCTCGGACTGA
- a CDS encoding glycosyltransferase family 2 protein, with amino-acid sequence MGTRSNSARLRAVESSSKTAARQEVLVSAIIPCLNEERTLGICIQKALDAFARRGIKGEVVVGDNGSTDRSVEIAESLGARVVHQPIKGYGAAISAAAGAAKGKYLIMADADDSYDWSQLDGFIDTLENGADLVMGNRFAGGIEDGAMPPLHRYLGNPVLSALARWLHRSPIRDFHCGMRGFTREAFEQMGARSPGMEFASEMVINAHRAGLDIREVPIKLYPDKRGRPPHLRSFRDGWRHLRLIIAHAPDTVYLLPGLILLVAGVFGLAALSRGPVTVGGQYFGIHFVALSSMATLIGLSAILLGMLAKVAIAIYHPNQRGRVVPWLKRGRPLEWLVGFGGVLTVAGFGADALLAFKWLFVGGPMEQSVHLVFAITTACVAGVVTMLSGFVLKLLLDNVNDWHEF; translated from the coding sequence ATGGGGACCAGGTCGAACAGCGCACGGCTCCGGGCGGTTGAGAGCAGTTCAAAGACCGCGGCCCGCCAAGAGGTTCTCGTCTCCGCGATCATTCCCTGCCTCAACGAAGAACGCACACTCGGCATCTGCATCCAAAAAGCACTCGACGCCTTCGCGCGCCGCGGCATCAAGGGTGAGGTCGTCGTCGGCGACAACGGATCGACCGACAGGTCGGTGGAAATCGCCGAAAGCCTGGGCGCTCGCGTCGTCCACCAGCCGATCAAGGGTTACGGAGCCGCGATCAGCGCCGCCGCGGGTGCCGCCAAGGGCAAGTATCTGATCATGGCGGACGCCGACGATTCCTACGACTGGAGCCAGCTCGACGGATTCATCGACACGCTCGAGAACGGCGCCGATCTAGTCATGGGCAACCGTTTCGCCGGCGGCATCGAGGACGGCGCCATGCCGCCGCTTCACCGCTATCTTGGCAACCCCGTCCTTTCTGCGCTGGCCCGCTGGCTGCACCGGTCGCCGATCCGCGACTTCCACTGCGGCATGCGCGGCTTCACGCGCGAAGCTTTCGAACAGATGGGTGCTCGCTCTCCGGGCATGGAGTTCGCCTCGGAGATGGTCATCAACGCGCACCGGGCGGGGCTCGACATCCGCGAGGTGCCGATCAAGCTCTACCCCGACAAGCGCGGCCGCCCCCCGCATCTCCGCTCCTTCCGCGATGGTTGGCGGCACCTGCGCCTGATCATCGCGCATGCGCCGGATACGGTCTACCTGCTGCCCGGGCTCATCCTGTTGGTTGCCGGAGTTTTCGGACTAGCCGCATTGTCGCGTGGGCCGGTGACCGTCGGTGGCCAGTATTTCGGCATCCACTTCGTCGCCTTGTCGTCGATGGCGACGCTGATCGGCCTGTCCGCAATCCTCCTGGGCATGCTCGCGAAGGTGGCGATCGCGATCTATCATCCTAATCAGCGCGGGCGGGTCGTTCCCTGGCTGAAGCGCGGTCGTCCGCTGGAGTGGCTAGTGGGCTTTGGCGGCGTGCTAACTGTTGCGGGTTTCGGGGCGGATGCCCTCCTAGCCTTCAAGTGGTTGTTCGTCGGTGGGCCGATGGAGCAGTCAGTGCATTTGGTCTTTGCGATCACTACCGCCTGCGTCGCCGGCGTTGTCACGATGCTGTCGGGATTCGTGCTGAAGCTGCTGCTCGACAACGTCAATGATTGGCACGAATTCTAG
- a CDS encoding glycosyltransferase 87 family protein, with product MAGKSSSNIRIVSAKNFIAGLCAVAAVVPVILTLMRFWAGGTSSDFWSLWAASRGALEGGPVYTLPQAFPYPPHSLFLFIPFSLTSFGLGLILFNVAGTAFFACAAKPYLPKGFPLVFAVCSPATLLCLFFGQTSLVVGGLWLCAFRGRWAAVSALTFKPHMGLLSVFALKNRADVWRTAALALLLIAASMIAFGFHIWVDFANALTAHADRIGVRKRWLVLGVGPAIGYGLWGWALFAVAAAYLLSRQINAFTAATAALLISPYALHYDMPVACLGFLLGIYSHWETLGTFQRAALAAGFLSPIIVYLGTWWIPPILLWALLVQVRLPASTPNSVEPATV from the coding sequence GTGGCGGGCAAATCCAGTTCGAACATTCGTATAGTTAGCGCGAAAAACTTCATTGCAGGGCTGTGTGCCGTCGCGGCGGTCGTACCAGTGATATTGACCTTGATGCGCTTTTGGGCCGGAGGTACCAGCTCTGACTTCTGGTCGCTGTGGGCCGCCAGCAGGGGCGCGCTCGAAGGCGGCCCTGTCTACACGTTGCCGCAAGCTTTCCCTTACCCACCCCATTCTCTTTTTCTCTTCATTCCCTTCAGTCTCACGTCGTTTGGGCTGGGACTGATCCTGTTCAACGTCGCTGGGACCGCTTTCTTCGCCTGCGCCGCGAAGCCTTATCTGCCCAAAGGCTTTCCGCTCGTCTTCGCTGTTTGCTCGCCGGCAACTCTGCTTTGCCTTTTCTTCGGTCAGACTAGCCTGGTTGTGGGGGGGTTATGGCTCTGTGCATTTCGAGGCCGATGGGCGGCAGTCTCCGCCCTCACGTTCAAGCCGCATATGGGTCTACTGAGCGTCTTCGCTCTGAAAAACAGGGCCGACGTGTGGCGGACGGCAGCATTGGCGTTATTGCTCATTGCTGCGAGCATGATTGCCTTTGGTTTTCACATCTGGGTCGACTTCGCGAATGCGCTCACGGCGCACGCAGACAGGATTGGCGTGCGCAAGCGATGGCTTGTTCTGGGCGTAGGCCCAGCGATCGGTTATGGCTTGTGGGGCTGGGCACTGTTCGCGGTCGCGGCGGCCTACCTCCTTTCGAGGCAGATAAATGCGTTCACTGCCGCGACGGCGGCGCTGCTCATTTCCCCTTACGCGCTTCACTATGACATGCCGGTGGCCTGCCTGGGGTTTCTCCTCGGGATCTACAGCCATTGGGAAACGCTCGGGACATTTCAGCGCGCGGCACTGGCCGCCGGTTTCCTGTCGCCAATCATTGTTTATCTCGGGACCTGGTGGATCCCCCCAATCTTGCTCTGGGCACTCTTGGTCCAGGTGCGGCTACCAGCCTCAACTCCGAATTCAGTTGAACCTGCCACTGTCTGA
- the nusG gene encoding transcription termination/antitermination protein NusG, with protein MSRWYIIHAYSGFENKVKDAILSEATRLGLETQVEAVEVPTEKVTEIRRGKKVTSDRKFFPGYVLAKLAMNDQVYHLVKNTPKVTGFLGPGGKPQPISETEAARILSTKEEAAAAAPKQKVSVDYEIGDSVKVLDGPFASFNGVVEELDFDRGRVKVSVSIFGRATPVELEFEQVERVK; from the coding sequence ATGTCCCGCTGGTACATCATCCACGCTTATTCGGGCTTCGAGAACAAGGTGAAGGACGCGATCCTTTCCGAAGCGACGCGCCTGGGCCTCGAAACCCAGGTCGAGGCCGTCGAGGTTCCGACCGAGAAGGTCACCGAGATCCGCCGCGGCAAGAAGGTCACGTCAGACCGCAAGTTCTTTCCGGGCTACGTCCTCGCCAAGTTGGCGATGAACGATCAGGTCTATCACCTCGTGAAGAACACGCCGAAGGTCACGGGCTTCCTCGGCCCGGGCGGCAAGCCGCAGCCGATCAGCGAGACTGAAGCCGCGCGCATTCTCTCGACAAAGGAAGAAGCCGCCGCGGCCGCGCCGAAGCAGAAGGTCAGTGTCGACTACGAGATCGGCGACAGCGTGAAGGTGCTGGACGGTCCGTTCGCCAGCTTCAACGGCGTCGTCGAGGAGCTCGACTTCGACCGCGGCCGCGTGAAGGTCAGCGTCTCCATCTTCGGCCGTGCGACGCCGGTCGAGCTGGAGTTCGAGCAGGTCGAGCGCGTCAAGTAA
- the secE gene encoding preprotein translocase subunit SecE, with protein sequence MAKTSPGEFIRQVRNETNKVVWPTWSETVRTAIMVLIMTMVLAIFFFGVDSFFSAIVRWLLSLLG encoded by the coding sequence GTGGCGAAGACCTCCCCCGGCGAATTCATCCGTCAGGTCAGAAACGAGACCAACAAGGTCGTTTGGCCGACTTGGAGCGAGACCGTCCGCACCGCGATCATGGTTCTGATCATGACCATGGTCCTCGCAATCTTCTTTTTCGGCGTCGATTCGTTCTTCAGCGCGATCGTCCGCTGGTTGCTCAGCCTCCTCGGCTAA
- a CDS encoding ion channel gives MMIVVHSGGLVGISRALHLDDDKSIPNEFGLRAAVLMGTYGVLLFVLHFLEILLFALFYHFVGAMRSLEAALYYSASCYATLGTAPDKFSTEWRLVGALEALIGFVLIGWSTAFMVRTLRRIID, from the coding sequence ATGATGATCGTCGTGCACAGCGGCGGCCTGGTCGGCATTTCGCGAGCCCTTCACCTCGACGACGACAAGTCCATCCCCAACGAGTTCGGCCTGCGCGCCGCCGTGCTGATGGGCACGTATGGCGTCCTGCTCTTCGTGCTGCATTTCCTGGAGATCCTGCTCTTCGCGCTCTTCTATCATTTCGTAGGCGCAATGAGGTCGCTGGAGGCGGCGCTCTATTATTCGGCGTCCTGCTACGCGACGCTCGGGACGGCACCCGACAAGTTCTCCACGGAATGGCGGCTCGTCGGAGCGCTCGAGGCGCTGATAGGATTCGTCCTGATCGGCTGGTCGACCGCCTTCATGGTCCGGACGCTCCGCCGCATCATCGACTGA
- a CDS encoding fatty acyl-AMP ligase, translating to MSRAVLAGRTDQGESLLDRNTTIVADLAPAGATPTLDSLRRRTADFATLGEALDYAARGRRGMNFHDARGQLTRAYPFAELREDALAHAQRLIALGMKPGERVAMIAETGAEFAACFFGAVYAGLWPVPLPLPTSFGGREAYVDQLRVMLSSSDPSLFLCPPELLTYAEEAANERGITARDWTALAEMAGGTAELPAPDADDVAYLQYSSGSTRFPHGVAVTHRQLLSNLHAHGVGLKVEAGDRCISWLPWYHDMGLVGCMLSPMSLQMSVDYMKTEDFARRPLAWLDMITRNPGTSVSYSPTFGYDICARRMSSQTRAEDRFDLSRWRIAGNGADMIRPDVMQAFVDAFADAGFEASAFCPSYGLAEATLAVSLMPPGEGIRLELVEETVLNGGSASAEGRPRRYRAIVNCGKPVTGMEIEIRGEDGAQLPDRGIGRVFVRGTSVMHSYYRDPEATEACLKDGWLDTGDMGYMSGGYIFIVGRAKDMIIINGRNHWPQDIEWAVEQLPGFKSGDIAAFAITGPSGEETPAVLVHCRVSDPKERGRLRDDIKERVRAITGITPVVELVPPRSLPRTSSGKLSRTKARNLYLSGEIQPYDIAA from the coding sequence ATGAGCCGCGCCGTTCTGGCGGGCAGAACAGACCAGGGTGAGAGCTTGCTCGACCGCAACACTACGATCGTAGCCGACCTCGCTCCCGCCGGCGCTACGCCGACTTTGGATTCGCTTCGTCGGCGCACCGCCGATTTTGCGACCTTGGGAGAGGCGCTCGATTATGCCGCGCGCGGACGCCGCGGCATGAATTTCCACGACGCGCGGGGCCAGCTTACGCGCGCTTATCCGTTCGCAGAGCTGCGCGAGGATGCCCTCGCCCACGCGCAGCGCCTGATCGCCCTTGGCATGAAGCCGGGCGAACGGGTCGCCATGATCGCCGAAACTGGCGCCGAGTTCGCCGCCTGCTTCTTCGGCGCGGTCTATGCCGGTCTCTGGCCGGTGCCGCTGCCGCTTCCGACCAGCTTCGGCGGCCGTGAGGCCTATGTCGACCAGCTCCGCGTAATGCTGAGCAGCAGCGATCCGTCGTTGTTCCTGTGCCCGCCCGAGCTCCTTACGTATGCCGAAGAGGCCGCGAACGAGCGCGGCATCACGGCGCGCGACTGGACGGCCTTGGCCGAAATGGCAGGAGGAACGGCAGAACTGCCGGCTCCGGACGCCGATGATGTCGCCTATCTTCAATATTCCAGCGGCTCGACGCGCTTCCCGCACGGTGTCGCCGTCACCCACCGCCAGCTTCTTTCGAATCTGCATGCGCATGGCGTCGGCCTGAAGGTCGAAGCGGGCGACCGCTGCATCTCGTGGCTGCCCTGGTACCATGACATGGGCCTGGTCGGCTGCATGTTGTCGCCGATGTCGCTGCAGATGTCGGTCGACTATATGAAGACCGAGGATTTCGCCCGCCGTCCGCTCGCGTGGCTCGACATGATCACGCGCAACCCGGGCACGAGCGTCAGCTACTCGCCGACCTTCGGCTATGACATTTGCGCCCGCCGCATGTCGTCGCAGACGCGCGCCGAGGACCGCTTCGACCTTTCGCGCTGGCGGATTGCCGGCAATGGCGCGGACATGATCCGCCCGGACGTCATGCAGGCCTTCGTCGACGCCTTTGCAGACGCCGGCTTCGAGGCTTCCGCTTTCTGCCCGAGCTACGGCCTTGCCGAAGCGACCCTCGCGGTATCGCTTATGCCGCCCGGCGAAGGCATTCGGCTGGAGCTGGTCGAGGAAACCGTCCTCAACGGCGGCTCAGCAAGCGCCGAGGGCCGTCCCCGCCGCTACCGAGCGATCGTGAACTGCGGAAAGCCCGTCACCGGCATGGAAATCGAGATCCGTGGCGAGGACGGCGCGCAGCTGCCCGATCGCGGCATCGGCCGCGTGTTCGTGCGCGGAACGTCGGTGATGCACAGCTATTACCGCGATCCGGAAGCGACCGAGGCCTGCCTCAAGGACGGTTGGCTGGACACCGGCGACATGGGCTACATGTCGGGCGGCTACATCTTCATCGTTGGCCGCGCCAAGGACATGATCATCATCAACGGCCGCAATCATTGGCCGCAGGACATTGAGTGGGCGGTCGAACAATTGCCCGGCTTCAAGTCCGGCGACATCGCGGCCTTCGCGATCACCGGTCCTTCGGGCGAAGAGACCCCGGCCGTGCTCGTTCACTGCCGCGTGTCCGATCCGAAGGAGCGCGGCCGCCTGCGCGACGACATCAAGGAGCGCGTGCGCGCGATCACCGGCATTACTCCGGTGGTCGAACTCGTGCCGCCGCGGTCCCTGCCCCGCACCAGCTCGGGCAAGCTGTCGCGGACGAAGGCGCGCAATCTCTATCTCTCGGGCGAGATCCAGCCCTACGACATCGCGGCCTAG
- a CDS encoding regulatory protein RecX, whose protein sequence is MTPRNTGKPRLPLNGERLNELALTYVAKFATTRAKLASYLNRKVRERGWDGADEPPIERMVARFAETGLVDDASYALSKSRSLSERGYGTGRVRQALRAAGIEDEDAAGAKELAEESAADAALRFARRRRIGPFADSMPERKEREKALAAMVRAGHGFELSRAVVDCEPGVPPDLDDLRTKVR, encoded by the coding sequence ATGACCCCTCGGAATACCGGAAAACCCCGACTTCCCCTGAATGGGGAACGCCTCAACGAACTCGCTCTGACCTATGTCGCGAAGTTCGCAACGACCCGCGCGAAGCTTGCGTCCTACCTGAACCGGAAGGTCCGGGAACGCGGCTGGGATGGTGCCGACGAGCCCCCGATCGAGCGGATGGTCGCGCGATTCGCGGAGACGGGATTGGTCGACGACGCTTCGTACGCACTGTCCAAGTCGCGGTCGCTGAGCGAGCGCGGATATGGGACGGGACGCGTCCGCCAAGCGCTTCGGGCGGCCGGTATCGAGGATGAGGATGCCGCGGGCGCGAAGGAGCTTGCCGAGGAGTCCGCAGCCGATGCGGCCCTGCGATTTGCCCGGAGGCGCCGCATCGGGCCTTTTGCGGATTCAATGCCCGAGCGGAAAGAGCGAGAAAAGGCTTTGGCCGCCATGGTCCGCGCTGGGCACGGTTTCGAGCTTTCGCGGGCGGTGGTGGACTGCGAACCAGGAGTACCGCCCGATCTTGACGACCTCCGTACGAAAGTCCGTTAA
- a CDS encoding cold-shock protein, with protein sequence MAHLEEVTEVVAVDSGDHHDLADDGDMEPVVGRVKWFDATRGFGFIVSEAIEGDILVHFSVLREHGRRSLPEGALVECIPMRLDRGLQAKKILSIDTGPAVVPPPRQTRSTSRDVDRKALSEDAGEFEAVEVKWFNRVKGYGFVNRVGDSTGQDVFVHMETVRTSQLGDLQPGQHLEARIAEGRKGLTAVELRSGSSGN encoded by the coding sequence GTGGCGCATCTCGAGGAAGTAACCGAAGTCGTCGCTGTGGATAGCGGCGATCATCATGACCTTGCCGATGACGGCGACATGGAGCCTGTCGTTGGACGGGTGAAGTGGTTCGACGCGACGCGAGGATTTGGCTTCATCGTCAGCGAGGCCATCGAAGGCGACATCCTCGTGCATTTCAGCGTGCTGAGAGAGCATGGCCGCCGCAGCCTTCCCGAAGGTGCGCTCGTCGAGTGCATCCCCATGCGGCTGGACCGCGGACTTCAGGCGAAGAAGATCCTGTCGATCGACACCGGTCCCGCGGTCGTTCCGCCGCCCCGCCAGACGCGCTCGACGTCGCGAGACGTTGACCGTAAGGCATTGTCCGAGGATGCAGGCGAGTTCGAGGCGGTCGAGGTCAAATGGTTCAATCGCGTAAAGGGTTATGGCTTCGTCAATCGCGTCGGCGATTCGACGGGGCAGGACGTGTTCGTCCACATGGAGACAGTGCGCACGTCGCAGCTGGGGGATCTTCAGCCCGGACAGCACCTGGAGGCGAGGATCGCCGAGGGTCGCAAGGGGCTAACCGCCGTCGAGCTTCGCTCCGGTTCGTCCGGCAACTGA
- a CDS encoding DUF192 domain-containing protein, protein MEQSPSGLQQVPLTIQSATGTHKFTVEVASSQEEQAQGLMNRQSLAPDRGMIFPYDPPQQVAFWMKNTLIPLDMVFIGADGKIGRIAANTTPMSLDPVPSVDPVSAVLEIAGGRAAELGLKEGDKVSWQH, encoded by the coding sequence GTGGAGCAATCTCCTTCGGGCCTGCAGCAGGTGCCGCTGACCATCCAGTCGGCCACCGGTACCCACAAGTTCACGGTCGAAGTCGCCAGTTCGCAGGAGGAACAGGCGCAGGGCCTGATGAACCGGCAATCGCTCGCGCCGGACCGCGGCATGATCTTCCCTTATGACCCGCCGCAGCAGGTCGCGTTCTGGATGAAGAACACGCTGATCCCGCTCGACATGGTCTTCATCGGTGCGGACGGGAAGATCGGCCGAATCGCCGCGAATACGACGCCGATGTCGTTGGATCCGGTTCCCTCCGTCGATCCCGTCTCCGCCGTGCTCGAGATTGCCGGCGGGCGAGCAGCAGAACTCGGCCTCAAGGAAGGCGACAAGGTCAGCTGGCAGCACTGA
- a CDS encoding NADH:ubiquinone oxidoreductase subunit NDUFA12 — protein MGFLARTFTWWNGATWGTGLWTRRHGEKVGTDDAGNVYYRGKKNLASRWVIYNGPNDGSRVPPEWQAWLKGTIDDLPDESLPPRRKFEKKPEVNLTGTMAAFRPDGSLSKGSIRPAATGDYQPWTPE, from the coding sequence ATGGGATTTCTGGCGCGAACCTTTACCTGGTGGAACGGTGCGACGTGGGGCACGGGTCTGTGGACCCGGCGTCATGGCGAGAAGGTCGGCACCGACGATGCCGGCAACGTCTATTATCGCGGCAAGAAGAACCTCGCCTCGCGCTGGGTCATCTACAACGGCCCGAACGACGGCAGCCGCGTTCCGCCCGAGTGGCAGGCTTGGCTGAAGGGCACGATCGACGACCTGCCCGATGAGTCGCTGCCGCCCAGGCGGAAGTTCGAGAAGAAGCCCGAAGTGAACCTGACCGGCACCATGGCCGCATTCCGGCCAGACGGATCGCTTTCGAAAGGCTCCATCCGTCCCGCGGCGACCGGCGACTATCAGCCCTGGACGCCAGAATAG